In Verrucomicrobiota bacterium, the following are encoded in one genomic region:
- the gap gene encoding type I glyceraldehyde-3-phosphate dehydrogenase, which yields MALKVAINGFGRIGRMAFRAMLEQGLVGKGKAVEVVAAGDIVPADNLAYLLKYDSTQGRFQGEVSSKKSFPDRVEDDVLVVNGMEIQVVSAKDPSGLPWKQLGVEVVIESTGLFTEAEKAKGHLAAGAKKVIISAPAKNEDLTVVLGVNHDKYDPKTHHIISNASCTTNCLAPLVHVLLKEGFGIEEGLMTTIHAYTATQKTVDGPSKKDWKGGRTAAINIIPSTTGAARAVGLVCPEVKGKLTGMAFRVPTPTVSCVDLTVRTVKETSYQEISAAMKKASETYLKGILDYTSDEVVSTDFIHCPASSIYDSGSGIELNKRFFKLVSWYDNEWGYSCRVGDLLKYIVSKGV from the coding sequence ATGGCACTCAAAGTTGCGATTAACGGGTTCGGTCGGATCGGGCGCATGGCGTTTCGCGCCATGCTGGAACAAGGGCTCGTGGGCAAAGGCAAAGCCGTCGAAGTCGTCGCCGCCGGCGATATCGTCCCGGCGGATAACCTCGCGTACCTGCTGAAGTACGATTCGACCCAGGGCCGTTTCCAGGGCGAGGTCAGCTCCAAGAAATCTTTTCCGGATCGCGTGGAGGACGACGTGCTGGTGGTCAACGGCATGGAAATCCAGGTCGTCAGCGCCAAAGATCCTTCCGGTCTGCCGTGGAAGCAACTGGGCGTGGAGGTCGTGATCGAATCGACCGGGCTGTTCACCGAGGCCGAAAAAGCCAAAGGCCATCTCGCCGCCGGCGCGAAGAAAGTCATCATCTCCGCCCCGGCCAAGAACGAAGACCTCACCGTCGTCCTGGGCGTCAATCACGACAAATACGATCCCAAGACACACCACATCATCTCGAACGCGTCCTGCACGACGAATTGCCTGGCGCCACTCGTGCACGTGTTGCTCAAAGAAGGTTTCGGGATCGAAGAAGGATTGATGACCACGATTCACGCCTACACCGCGACGCAGAAGACCGTGGATGGTCCCAGCAAGAAGGATTGGAAAGGCGGACGCACTGCCGCGATCAATATCATTCCTTCGACCACCGGCGCGGCGCGGGCCGTGGGCCTGGTTTGCCCCGAAGTCAAAGGCAAGCTCACGGGGATGGCGTTTCGCGTGCCGACGCCGACGGTCTCTTGCGTCGATCTCACCGTGCGCACGGTGAAGGAGACCAGCTATCAGGAAATCTCGGCGGCGATGAAGAAAGCCAGCGAGACTTATCTGAAAGGGATTCTCGACTACACCAGCGATGAAGTCGTGAGCACCGACTTCATCCATTGCCCCGCCTCCTCGATTTACGACTCCGGCTCCGGCATCGAACTGAACAAGCGGTTCTTCAAGCTGGTGAGCTGGTATGACAACGAGTGGGGCTACAGTTGCCGCGTGGGCGATTTGCTCAAATACATCGTGAGCAAGGGGGTTTGA
- a CDS encoding rhomboid family intramembrane serine protease, with protein MAKTLKFGNWSNAVESSALVVGLMVLVAAVDHFLKLGLNALGIIPRTLPGLLGIFFSPLLHLDKSHLMANAFPLFVLLILLFWDRKYHPFETLAVVWLASGLGTWLIGRGQSIHIGASGIIYGLVVYLIAAAFWMKRWRPAVVAIFVFVIYGGIFYGVLPQQGHVSWEGHLAGAIAGWWTARRNHW; from the coding sequence GTGGCGAAGACACTTAAGTTCGGAAACTGGTCGAACGCCGTCGAGAGCAGCGCGCTGGTGGTGGGCCTGATGGTTCTGGTAGCCGCCGTGGATCACTTCTTGAAGCTGGGGCTCAACGCGCTCGGCATCATCCCGCGCACGCTGCCGGGGTTGCTCGGGATTTTCTTCAGCCCGCTGCTGCACCTGGACAAGTCGCACCTGATGGCCAATGCGTTTCCGCTCTTCGTCCTGCTCATTCTTCTGTTTTGGGACCGGAAATATCACCCGTTCGAGACGCTGGCGGTTGTATGGCTGGCGAGCGGTCTTGGGACCTGGCTCATTGGCCGCGGCCAGTCGATCCACATTGGGGCCAGCGGGATCATTTACGGGCTGGTGGTTTATCTCATCGCGGCCGCGTTCTGGATGAAACGCTGGCGTCCCGCTGTCGTGGCGATCTTCGTTTTCGTGATTTACGGAGGCATTTTCTACGGCGTCCTGCCTCAGCAAGGTCACGTGTCGTGGGAAGGGCATCTGGCGGGCGCAATCGCGGGCTGGTGGACGGCGCGGAGGAACCATTGGTGA